One region of Purpureocillium takamizusanense chromosome 4, complete sequence genomic DNA includes:
- the SMI1 gene encoding Cell wall assembly regulator (EggNog:ENOG503NV8B~COG:G) has product MANSGFGAALRSFWHTMTSYDRHSSYDSPHRTGRHVPLHNGRNGILTGVATASDSRADVSSPYFDDAGRSSPGNANGARSSSNDPYSPGMRSMSARQSDGFEVQSPGDVQMQSFQDGLPPAPPVSHSWKRIDAWAEENYTELWDQLGEGATVNDLNDLEHQLDCSLPQDVRDSLMIHDGQERGGIPTGIIFGSMLMDCEEIVQEWETWRKVNHQFLLDGAGAKPTTPSKAFGGSNEASSSKQRPSSSSSGGNPDEWRQNLLSRQDCVPPHAVQKAYAHVGWIPLVRDWGGNNLAVDLAPGPGGRWGQIILFGRDFDTKYVVARSWAAFLALIADDLNSGKWFVDEDTNELKLREFKETRIEPAYFNILRWRMDQKYGRRAAKRASMGRPQGDSPRGSRSASPYASPVEANGDVRGRSMQRLNGSSPLVSPMRPMKGKAPLSRVTEESTIPEVPSAEIEPSQLVEVETPRGSEEGKNPLRISTMARSESDLLKDKDKENEAPLSSKANGKQPVVVDDSMKTIEI; this is encoded by the exons ATGGCAAACTCTGG CTTCGGTGCCGCCCTGCGGTCCTTTTGGCATACCATGACCAGTTACGATAGAC ATTCATCATACGACTCGCCTCACAGAACCGGACGCCACGTCCCGCTACACAACGGCCGCAACGGCATTCTCACCGGCGTAGCCACCGCGTCCGACTCCCGCGCCGATGTCAGCTCCCCTTacttcgacgacgccggtCGTTCCTCGCCCGGAAACGCGAATGGCGCGAGAAGCTCGTCTAACGACCCTTACTCGCCTGGCATGCGCTCCATGTCGGCACGACAATCCGACGGCTTCGAGGTGCAGAGCCCTGGCGACGTCCAGATGCAATCCTTCCAGGACGGCCtccccccggcgccgcctgtcAGCCACTCGTGGAAGAGGATAGACGCGTGGGCGGAGGAGAACTACACGGAGCTGTGGGACCAGCTCGGCGAAGGCGCCACCGTCAACGACCTCAACGACCTGGAGCACCAGCTGGACTGCTCCCTCCCTCAGGATGTGCGCGACTCTCTCATGATTCACGATGGCCAGGAACGCGGTGGCATCCCCACGGGTATCATCTTCGGCTCAATGCTCATGGACTGCGAAGAGATTGTGCAGGAATGGGAGACATGGAGGAAAGTCAACCATCAATTTTTGCtggatggcgccggcgccaagcCTACGACGCCGTCCAAGGCATTCGGGGGTAGCAACGAGGCCTCATCATCAAAACAAcggccgtcttcctcgtcgtctggcggGAACCCGGACGAGTGGCGGCAGAACCTGCTCTCTCGTCAAGACTGCGTCCCTCCCCACGCCGTCCAGAAGGCGTACGCGCATGTGGGCTGGATTCCGCTGGTCCGCGACTGGGGCGGCAACAacctggccgtcgacctgGCTCCCGgacccggcggccgctggggcCAGATCATCCTCTTTGGCCGAGACTTCGACACCAAGTACGTGGTGGCCCGATCTTGggccgccttcctcgccctcatcgccgatGACCTCAACAGTGGAAAGTGGTTCGTGGACGAGGACACCAACGAGCTCAAGCTCAGGGAGTTTAAGGAGACGCGCATCGAGCCCGCCTACTTCAACATCTTGCGATGGAGGATGGACCAAAAGTACGGCCGGCGTGCGGCCAAGCGGGCCTCGATGGGGCGGCCCCAGGGCGACTCACCTCGCGGCTCgcggtcggcgtcgccgtaCGCGAGCCCGGTCGAGGCCAACGGAGATGTGCGCGGACGGTCTATGCAGCGCCTCAACGGATCGTCGCCGCTGGTCAGCCCGATGCGGCCCATGAAGGGCAAGGCGCCTCTGAGTAGGGTAACAGAGGAGTCGACGATCCCCGAGGTGCCGAGCGCCGAGATCgagcccagccagctggtggaggtggagaCGCCGAGGGGCAGCGAGGAGGGCAAAAACCCGCTTCGCATCTCGACAATGGCGCGATCCGAGTCAGacctgctcaaggacaaggacaaagAGAACGAGGCGCCATTGAGCAGCAAGGCGAACGGCAAGCAGCCCGTGGTGGTTGACGACTCGATGAAGACGATTGAGATTTGA